The nucleotide sequence CTTTTGACATCTCCATCCTCAAACTCACCCGTGGGGTATTTGAAGTGCTGTCCACCAGTGGCGACTCCGCCCTGGGTGGCGATGACTTCGACCACCGCGTGTATTGCTGGATTCTGGAACAAGCCGACCTGCACGGCCTGTCCGCCCAGGATACCCGCCTCTTGCTCACCCGTGCCCGTGAAGCGAAAGAGGCACTTACCGAACACAGTGACACTCGCATCACCGCCATCCTGTCCGATGGCAATGCGGTAGACCTGACGCTGAATCAGGACACCTTCCGCCAGATCACCAAAACCCTGGTCGATAAGACCCTGCTACCGGTGCGCAAGGCCCTGCGCGATGCCGACATCACCGCCGGCGACGTCAAGGGCGTGGTGATGGTGGGCGGTGCCACCCGCATGCCGCACATCCAGAAAGCCGTGGCCGATTTCTTCGGCCAGCCGCCGCTGACCAATCTGGACCCGGACAAGGTGGTGGCCATCGGTGCCGCAATTCAAGCCAATGTACTGGCCGGCAACAAGGGTGAAGACGAATGGCTGCTGCTGGACGTGATTCCGCTGTCGCTGGGCATCGAAACCATGGGCGGCCTGACGGAAAAGATCATCCCGCGCAACAGCACCATTCCGGTGGCGCGTGCGCAGGAATTCACCACTTTCAAGGATGGCCAGACTGCCATGTCCATCCACGTGCTACAGGGTGAGCGCGAACTGGTGGCCGACTGCCGCAGCCTGGCGCAATTCGTGCTGCGCGGCATTCCACCCATGGTGGCCGGTGCTGCCCGCATCCGCATTACCTTCCAGGTGGACGCCGACGGCCTGCTGGCGGTATCTGCCCGTGAAATGACCAGCGGCGTGGAAGCCAGTATCGAGGTGAAACCCTCTTATGGCTTGTCCGACGACGCCATCAGCCAGATGCTGAGCGACTCGCTGGCCCATGTGCAGGACGACATCGAAGCGCGCAAACTGCGCGAAGCCATTGTCGATGCCGACAGCCTGCGCGATGCCACCCTGGCTGCGCTGCGCATCGATGGCGACCTGCTCACGGCAGATGAAACCAGCGCCATCCAGCAGGTGTTGCAGCAACTGGAACAGGCCACGGCCAGCCAGACCACCCTGCAGGTCAACCAGGCCACCCATCGCCTGAACAAGGCCACCGAAGACTTTGCCGCCCGCCGCATGGATCGCAACATCCAGCGCGCACTCAAAGGCCAGAAAATTTCCGAGCTATAAGGACCCTCCATGCCACGCCTGATTGTGCTGCCCCACGCCGACCTCTGCCCCGAAGGCGCAGTGATCGACAACGCCGAAACCGGCAAAAACATCTGCGAGGTGTTGCTGGAACACGATATCGAAATCGAACATGCCTGCGAGCTGTCCTGTGCCTGCACCACCTGCCACTGCATTGTGCGCGAAGGCTTTGATTCGCTGAACGAAGCGGACGAACTGGAAGAAGACATGCTGGACAAGGCCTGGGGGCTGGAATCCCAGTCGCGCCTGTCCTGCCAGGCGGTGATCGGTGACGAAGACCTGGTGGTGGAGATTCCGCGCTACACCATCAATCACGCGCGCGAACACCATTAATTGCGTCTCCCGGCAGCGCGGCCCTGCTCGCCCGTGCGACATGCACTGCCACCAGACAACATCCTTCATGCAGAGCACGCCGTAAAATCCCGCTGGCCGGGTTTTATGCGCGGCTCCGGGACTCAGGAGAACGAGATGAAATGGACCGACGTTAACGACATCGCCATCGAGCTGGTGGAAAGCCATCCCGACATCGACCCCAAAACCGTGCGTTTTGTCGACCTGCACAACTGGGTGATTGCCCTGCCAGACTTCGACGACGACCACAGCCGTGGCGGCGAGCGGGTGCTGGAAGCCATCCAGCAAGCCTGGATAGACGAAGCAGAATAAGCACAGATTCGCCCCAAGCAACGCCCTGCCCAGCAGGGCGTTTTGCATTGCGCAAACACCCGTCCTAGCCGATGCAGCTGGCTGGCTGCCCATGACAGCCTGCTATAAGATGATTCATCCCCTACCCTGCCGCCGCCTCATCGCGGTGACATCATGGAGCCTACCCCATGTTTACCCTGATCATCGGCAACAAGAATCTGTCTTCCTGGTCGCTGCGCCCCTGGCTGGTGCTGAAAATGCTGAACGAGCCTTTCGAGGAAAAGCATATCGACCTCACCAGCAGCGACTGCAAGGAACGCCTCCTCGCCTGCAACCCGGCCGGCAAGGTGCCCTTGCTGATCGACCAGCAGCTGCGCATCGGCGACAGCCTGGCCATCTGCGAGTACCTGGCCGAATGCTTCCCCGCTGCCGGCCTGTGGCCGGACGATGCCGCCACCCGTGCCATCGCCCGGGCCGTCGTGGCAGAAATGCACGCCGGCTTTACCGCCCTGCGCAGCGAGTTGCCGATGAATGTCTGTGGCGACTACCCAGCCAGCACGCCAGGTGCCGCCGCCCAGGCCGACATTGCCCGCATCAGCAGCCTGTGGGAAAGCCTGCGTCAGCAACATCAGGGCAGCGGCCCCTTCCTGTTTGGCCAGTTCAGCATTGCCGACGCTTTTTTCGCGCCGGTGGTATGGCGCTTTCACAGCTACCACGTGGCACTCAGCGACCTTGCTGCAGCCTACGCCACCCACATGCGCCAACTCCCCGCCATGCAGGAATGGCTGGCCGCAGCGCAACAGGAAGAACAGGCGTCCGCCTCCAGCAAATAAATACCGCAATCCTGATGGAACAACGCGCCATAACTCATTAAAATGGCGCGTTTTTTTATGCGTTATTGCGTCAAGAGGCTTACAGCATGACTACCCCGTTCATTATCGGCGTTGCCGGCGGCAGCGGCAGCGGCAAGACCACGGTAACCGCCAAGGTGCTGGAAACCATCGGTCCCGACATGGCGGCCGTCATCGTGCAGGACTATTACTACCGGGATCAGGCCCACCTGACCTTCGAACAGCGCCTCGCCACCAATTACGACCACCCGCACGCCTTCGACTGGCCCTTGCTGATCGAGCATATCGAAGAGCTGCTGGCCGGCCGGCCTATCGACATGCCGGTCTACGACTTCACCAACCACACTCGCGCAACAGAAACCATTACGGTAAAGCCCGCCCCGGTCATCGTCATCGAAGGGCTGTTTCCGCTGTACGATGCCGCCCTGCGCGACATGATGTCGCTGAAGATCTTCGTGGATACCGACCCGGACGTGCGCTTCATCCGCCGCCTGCAACGCGATATCCGTGAACGCGGCCGCAGTGCCGACCATGTGATCGAACACTATCTGGCCACCGTGCGCCCCATGCACAACCAGTTCATCGAGCCGACCAAACGCTTTGCCGATGTGATACTGCCCCATGGTGCCAACGACCCGGCGGTGGACATCATCACCACTAAGGTCGCCAGCCTGATCAGCCACTAAGGCGACTCAGCCTCCAGACGGGCTGCCACCACAGCCCGTCGCCATACTTCCCCCTCCGCCTGACTGCAACGCCCAGCCGACACCCCACGGACAAATGCGTCATTTCCGCGGCTACCGCAGACTGACGGCCAAGCACAGCGGGCCTTCCTCCCCTGCCACCACGCTTGCCTGCCGCCTCTTGACAGGAAAATAGCCTCGTCTTTCCGCTGACTTAGCACATCCCGTCACTCCCCCTGCCTCACCCACTGTCCACAAGCAGCTGCCACCCCTGCCGTGAAGGGCGACACGGTACATCCTTTAGGCCAGATGCCAGCAGAACAGACTTGCCGGAAAGTCCGCCCTGATCGTGTCGCAATAATGCCGCACTCAACCTGACCTAAAGACAGGTGTTTCCTGACTTCTGTGAAATAAATTTTCAAAAATGATGAATTTATTTACGTTTTTTGATAATTTTTTTCAAAACAATCATGAGGAGATGGCCATGGCGAAACAGGAAGGCTCAGCGCAGACGCTGAACCGGGCGACCAAGGGACTGGGTAGCAGCCCCGCATCCTGCACCCTGCAGCAGGTAGCGGAACAGGGCTGGAACATCCTGCGCGAGGATGTCAGCCTGCCGGTGGCATTGCTGCGCCAGAGTCGTATCGAACACAATCTGCAATGGATGCAGCAGTTCATGCAGCGCTACGGTGTAGAACTGGCCCCTCATGGCAAAACCACCATGAGCCCGGCGCTGTTCCACATGCAGCTGGCGCATGGGGCCTGGGGCATCACCCTGGCCACTGCTCCGCAAGTGCATGCGGCCTATCTGCACGGTATCCGCCGCTTCCTGCTGGCCAACCAGCTGGTAGGCAAGGCCAATATGGCCATCATCTCCCGCCTGCAACAGCAAGACCCCGACTTCAGCTTCTGCTGCATTGTCGACTCTGCCGCCAATATTGATGCACTGGGCCAGTTCTTTGCCCAGAGCGGGCAGACATTGCGCATCCTGCTGGAATACGGCGTGGAAGGCGGCCGTACCGGTGTGCGTTCGCCCCAGCAGGAAAATGAAGTGCTGGCGGCCATTGCGCGCTGGCCACAATCGCTCAGCCTGATCGGGGTGGAAATCTACGAGGGGGTATTGCAGCAGGAAGAAGACATCCGCGCTTTCCTGCGCAGCGTGGTGGCCCGTACTCGCGAGCACGCCGCGCGCGGGCTGTTCCGCGAAGAGAAAATCCTGCTCAGCGGTGCCGGCTCCGCCTGGTACGACGTGGTGGCCGATGAATTCTCCGGCCTCGAACTGGGCCAGCCATTGCAGGTGCTGCTGCGCCCCGGCTGCTATCTCACCCACGATGTCGGCATCTATCTGCATGCCGAACAGCGCATCCAGAGCAATAACCCGGTGGCCCGCGAAATGGGCCGCAGCCTGCAGCCGGCCCTGCAATTGTGGGCGTATGTGCAATCCATCCCGGAAAGTGGCCGCGCCATCATCGCCCTGGGCAAGCGCGATGCCGCTTTCGATGCCGGCCTGCCGCAGGTGTCACTGCATTTCCGTCCCGGCAGCAGCACGACACCGCAGCCGGCTCCGGCTGACTGGATCGTCAGCACCATGATGGACCAGCACGCCTTCATGCGTATTCCGGCCGATGCCGACCTGCAAGTGGGCGACATGCTGGCCTTCGAAATATCCCATCCCTGCCTCACCTTCGACAAATGGCGTCAGCTGCTGCTGGTGGACGATGCCCTCAATGTCACCGGCGCGGTGGAAACCCTGTTTTAGACCAGAAGCACCACCAAGACCGCCCCTGCAACGTACGGGGGCGGCACCCTCCCCCCTACTACAAGGAGAACCCACATGACCCCAGTTCTGGGCAGCCAGCTGTTGCTGTATGCCGCCATCGCCATTATCGCGCTGGTGGTACTGATCGCCCGTTATCGCATCAACCCCTTTATCGTCCTGACGGTGGTTTCCATCGGCCTGGCCCTGGCCGCACAGATGCCGGCCAAGGACATCATGGCCGCCTATGAAACCGGGGTGGGCAAAACACTGGGCCATATCGCGCTGGTGGTGGCATTGGGCACCATGCTGGGCAAGATGATGGCCGAATCCGGTGGTGCCGAGCGCATTGCCCTGACGCTGATCGACAAGTTCGGCGAGAAGAACGCCCACTGGGCCATGGTGTGCATCGCCTTTGTCTGTGGCCTGCCGCTGTTTTTCGAAGTGGGCTTCGTACTGCTGATTCCGATTGCCTTTACCGTGGCCAAGCGCGCTGGCGTGTCCATGCTGCTGGTCGGCCTGCCCATGGTGGCCGGCCTGTCGGTGGTGCATGGGCTGGTGCCGCCGCATCCGGCTGCCATGCTGGCCGTGAACGAATATGGCGCCCAGGTGGGCAAGACCGTGTTCTACGCCATTATTGTCGGCGTGCCCACCGCCATCATCGCCGGTCCGCTTTTTGCCAAATTCATCGCACCGCGTATTGATCTGCCGGCGGAAAACCCGATTGCCAGCCAGTTTACCGAGCGTGAAACCGGCAAACGCGATTTGCCTAGTTTCGGCATCACCATCGCCACCATCCTGCTGCCGGTATTCCTGATGCTGCTGGGTGGCTGGGCCAATGTGCTGACCGACAAGGGCAGCGCCATGAACGGTCTGCTGCTGTTCATCGGCAACTCGGTGATCGCCCTGTTGATCGCCACCCTGGTCAGCTTCTGGACGCTGGGCCTGGCCCGTGGTTTCAGCCGCGACAATATCCTCAAGTTCACCAATGAGTGCCTGGCCCCCACCGCCGCCATTACCTTGCTGGTAGGCGCTGGCGGCGGTCTTAACCGCATCCTGATCGAAACCGGCGTCACCAAGGAAATCATTGCCCTGTCGGCAGAATTCCAGCTGTCGCCCCTGCTGCTGGGCTGGCTGCTGGCGGTGCTGATGCGGGTGGCCACCGGTTCGGCCACCGTCGCCATGACCACGGCCGCCGGCATTGTCGCGCCCATTGCCCTGGCCAGTGGCTATCCGCACCCGGAATTGCTGGTGCTGGCCACCGGTGCCGGTTCGCTGATTCTGTCGCACGTCAACGATGGCGGTTTCTGGCTGGTCAAGGAATACTTCAACATGACCGTTATCCAGACCCTGAAAACCTGGACTGTTCTGGAAACCCTGATCTCCGTCGTCGCCTTCCTGCTGACCCTGGGCCTGGCCCAACTGCTGTAAGTGCACGACCGCACCGAAAGAAAGCCCTAGCGTGGACATCCTGTATCTGATTCGCAGTCGTCTGGACCAGCTCAGCCCGACCCAGCTGAAAGTCGCCGAAGCCATTCTGGACGACGTCCGTTTTGCCGCCTCTGCCGGCATCGAGCAACTGGCGGCCAAGGCCGGAGTCAGCCCGGCGGCGATGTCGCGCTTTGCCAAGGCAATGGACTGCGATGACATCCGCACCCTGCGCATGCGGCTGGCACAGGCAGCCACGGTAGGGCAGCGCTTTCTGGACGGCAGCCCCGCAC is from Aquitalea aquatilis and encodes:
- the fdx gene encoding ISC system 2Fe-2S type ferredoxin, whose translation is MPRLIVLPHADLCPEGAVIDNAETGKNICEVLLEHDIEIEHACELSCACTTCHCIVREGFDSLNEADELEEDMLDKAWGLESQSRLSCQAVIGDEDLVVEIPRYTINHAREHH
- the udk gene encoding uridine kinase, which codes for MTTPFIIGVAGGSGSGKTTVTAKVLETIGPDMAAVIVQDYYYRDQAHLTFEQRLATNYDHPHAFDWPLLIEHIEELLAGRPIDMPVYDFTNHTRATETITVKPAPVIVIEGLFPLYDAALRDMMSLKIFVDTDPDVRFIRRLQRDIRERGRSADHVIEHYLATVRPMHNQFIEPTKRFADVILPHGANDPAVDIITTKVASLISH
- the hscA gene encoding Fe-S protein assembly chaperone HscA, giving the protein MALLQIAEPGLSAAPHQHRLAVGIDLGTTNSLVATVRSGATTVLADEFGRSLLPSVVRYQDGGQVTVGYDAQREQNHDPHNTITSVKRFMGRGLSDIKDARSLPYRFVDAPGMVQLHTTAGVKSPVEVSADILRTLAQRAEATLGGELTGAVITVPAYFDDAQRQATKDAARLAGLTVLRLLNEPTAAAIAYGLDNAAEGTYVVYDLGGGTFDISILKLTRGVFEVLSTSGDSALGGDDFDHRVYCWILEQADLHGLSAQDTRLLLTRAREAKEALTEHSDTRITAILSDGNAVDLTLNQDTFRQITKTLVDKTLLPVRKALRDADITAGDVKGVVMVGGATRMPHIQKAVADFFGQPPLTNLDPDKVVAIGAAIQANVLAGNKGEDEWLLLDVIPLSLGIETMGGLTEKIIPRNSTIPVARAQEFTTFKDGQTAMSIHVLQGERELVADCRSLAQFVLRGIPPMVAGAARIRITFQVDADGLLAVSAREMTSGVEASIEVKPSYGLSDDAISQMLSDSLAHVQDDIEARKLREAIVDADSLRDATLAALRIDGDLLTADETSAIQQVLQQLEQATASQTTLQVNQATHRLNKATEDFAARRMDRNIQRALKGQKISEL
- a CDS encoding gluconate:H+ symporter, translated to MTPVLGSQLLLYAAIAIIALVVLIARYRINPFIVLTVVSIGLALAAQMPAKDIMAAYETGVGKTLGHIALVVALGTMLGKMMAESGGAERIALTLIDKFGEKNAHWAMVCIAFVCGLPLFFEVGFVLLIPIAFTVAKRAGVSMLLVGLPMVAGLSVVHGLVPPHPAAMLAVNEYGAQVGKTVFYAIIVGVPTAIIAGPLFAKFIAPRIDLPAENPIASQFTERETGKRDLPSFGITIATILLPVFLMLLGGWANVLTDKGSAMNGLLLFIGNSVIALLIATLVSFWTLGLARGFSRDNILKFTNECLAPTAAITLLVGAGGGLNRILIETGVTKEIIALSAEFQLSPLLLGWLLAVLMRVATGSATVAMTTAAGIVAPIALASGYPHPELLVLATGAGSLILSHVNDGGFWLVKEYFNMTVIQTLKTWTVLETLISVVAFLLTLGLAQLL
- a CDS encoding glutathione S-transferase family protein, whose product is MFTLIIGNKNLSSWSLRPWLVLKMLNEPFEEKHIDLTSSDCKERLLACNPAGKVPLLIDQQLRIGDSLAICEYLAECFPAAGLWPDDAATRAIARAVVAEMHAGFTALRSELPMNVCGDYPASTPGAAAQADIARISSLWESLRQQHQGSGPFLFGQFSIADAFFAPVVWRFHSYHVALSDLAAAYATHMRQLPAMQEWLAAAQQEEQASASSK
- the iscX gene encoding Fe-S cluster assembly protein IscX, which produces MKWTDVNDIAIELVESHPDIDPKTVRFVDLHNWVIALPDFDDDHSRGGERVLEAIQQAWIDEAE
- a CDS encoding amino acid deaminase — protein: MAKQEGSAQTLNRATKGLGSSPASCTLQQVAEQGWNILREDVSLPVALLRQSRIEHNLQWMQQFMQRYGVELAPHGKTTMSPALFHMQLAHGAWGITLATAPQVHAAYLHGIRRFLLANQLVGKANMAIISRLQQQDPDFSFCCIVDSAANIDALGQFFAQSGQTLRILLEYGVEGGRTGVRSPQQENEVLAAIARWPQSLSLIGVEIYEGVLQQEEDIRAFLRSVVARTREHAARGLFREEKILLSGAGSAWYDVVADEFSGLELGQPLQVLLRPGCYLTHDVGIYLHAEQRIQSNNPVAREMGRSLQPALQLWAYVQSIPESGRAIIALGKRDAAFDAGLPQVSLHFRPGSSTTPQPAPADWIVSTMMDQHAFMRIPADADLQVGDMLAFEISHPCLTFDKWRQLLLVDDALNVTGAVETLF